Below is a window of Ochotona princeps isolate mOchPri1 chromosome 19, mOchPri1.hap1, whole genome shotgun sequence DNA.
CGAGACAGGCCAGTCTGGTGTTTCCAGCTAATCCTGCTGTGAATATtgctataatttttttcattaaaaaaaaactagccgCACGTACAATTCCGGTACTGGTGGATTCACTTACTCCCTTTTCAGTGTGTAGGTCAGGTGACTAGCTGGTAAGTgaacaggttttttgttttttttttttaaaggtttgttttagttttatttgaaaggcagactttcagagagaaggcaagacagagtactcttccatccgttggttcacttcccagatggctgcatggccagagctgagctgatctgaagttgggagccaagagcctcctctgggtctcccacatgagtacagggtcccaaggctttgggccgtcctcgactgctttcccaggccacaggcaggaagctggatgggaagtggggcagccaggacacaaatcagtagtgcccttatgggatgccagtgccactgaCGTAAGCttagcctgctctgccacaggGTCAGTCCCAAGAGCAGGAGTGCCTTGCTGCCTTcgttgtctctgcttctggttctgGTGGCAGCACCACAGAAGGGGACCTCCGCAGGCCCCCCTGGCATTCGGGCTGTGGACTCTGGGCTGCCAGCTGCCGCATTCCCGCCATCTCTGTACAGTCAGTGCCTCTCCCTCGCTGGGAATGACGAGGGAGTCCGCCCAGACGGACGGGCCACGTGCAGCTGGGCAAGCGCTGTACAAGCCTTTCCACACGTGAGACACAGCGTCTGTGGACTTGGGCTGGCCCATGGCGGAGTCTGGTTTAAATGGGATTGGTATCGTGGtgccatgtgagttttgtgtgggtggtgaggtTAGGGAATCTTAGAAAACTTGGTATTTGGGCCAGTTTTCCAGCATCTCAGTGTCAGCCGCTTTGTCCACGTTGCTTTCCTAAATCCAGAGAAGATGTTCCAGGGTGCCAACAAGCGGGGGCTCAGCAGTGTTCGCCTGGCACTCCTGAGCTGCCCGGCCAGGCGCAAGCTGCACCTCTGTGTGATGTGGCACCAGCTTGCAGCTGCCCTGAGGGCCTCCGCGCGAGGTTGGGCAGTGTTCCTGGCAGTGCCCGTCTCCAGGGTGGCCAGTGTGCTCTCACTTCCTGGGAGGTCTGCCCTGGGGGTGGGCTTGACCGTCAgtcatctcctctgtccccagagCAGACCCAGGAAAGCATTGAGCGCTTcgagcagcaggcagggctgcggGATGCCGGCTACACGCCGCACAAAGGCCTCACCACCGAGGAAAACAAGCACCTGCGGGTGGCAGAAGCGCTCCAGGTAAGCTTGTCCCCTAGGCATGCTCAGAAGACAACACCTGCGCCCTCAGGCTCGGGACGGCGGGGGtccaagccccccccccccccactcggCTGGCTGCTGCTTTGGAGAGTGCTGGCAGGAGGACCTAGAACCGGGGGAGCCCTCTCCATGCTGGCATTTCCTTAGCCTCCAAGTGTCTGCCTATGGTCTGCTCGTGGACCAGTGGCCGTCCTTTGCCTGCACTGGTGAGGAGGACCGAGGCACTCTCAGCTCGCGGGTGTGGGACGTGTGGGCGCTTGGTGAATGTGACAAGGCTGTGGTCTGTGACTTGGGGCTGGGCTTGGAGAGGAGCCAAAGGGAGTCTCACCAGTGGACGTGTTAGTGGGAGTGGGGAAGCTGCATCTTGTTCCGTATTTAGGTTTTTCACAATTTAAATGTGGAATTGGAATGATTTTGCTCTCACTTCTAAAATTCAAAGAATGTGACGAGGATTTAATTGATAAAGAAATATTTGAGTGAATAAAAGTCTCAGATGACTTCTGAAGACCACTTTTTGCTAGGGAGTGCCCTGTGGCTTGCATCCGTTGAATCTTCATGTAGACCCTGCTCGCTGTTTCGTCAGTGGAGAGTGAGGTCCTGGGTCATATGCCCAGCCAGTCTTGGTACGGCACCTCAACAAGTGTCCCATTTGCTGTAGGGTTTTTTCCTTCCATGCATCTGGCTCTTGATTACAAGGCTGACTGTGAAGGGGCACAGGGGTAGCTCAGAAGCTGGGACTGCCTgccacaggccaggccagggctctgcccattctgtccctGGCTTAGGAGAGTGGGCCTGCCCCGGGGTGGCCCTGGGTGAGGACACGCACAACCTTGCCCACTGTTGGCAGTTTGGAGCTGGCCCTTTTGcagactaacttcacacagcactGCTAGGGGGATCGGGTGGGCCGGGGCCACTGCGGACAGAGGGGCACAGCCAGTGTCCGACCGCTGATTTGCAGTTGAGCAGTCCGCCTCATCAGATGGAGGCGCTGACAGGTTGGCCATGTCCTGCCTCTTGGCCACAGGAGTGGGACACAGGGCGGGCAGAAGTGCCGGAAGTTAGCCTCATTTTGTAAGGCATCACTGGCTGACACGGCTGGCTCTGTAGAGTGGGGGCACTGAGAGCAGTGGTCAGGGCTGCATCTTGGACAAGCAGGACCCCACTAAGACATGGAGAGTCAAGTTTGCTGTGGGGCCCTGCTCCTGCAGTGGGGTGGGTGTGTCTCTCCCTGCCAGACTGCTAGTCTGGGGAGGGACATGGCCAGGGGAGAACAGCCGttcagaggaagggagggagtatATGGCCGCAGAGGCTGGGCACAGCGTGGCCTGGACGCTGAGATAGCTCTGGGCCCTGCTGAATGGTTAAGGGGGCCGGCTGGAGagctggctcttccacttcctggCAGGGTGGCTGTGGGAAATGACTTCATTTTGTTGCTGGCCAAAGCCCTGGCACAGAGTTTGTAGCTCAGGGCAGGTTTGGGATGGAGCAGAATGAATCCTCAATTACAGAAAGATACAGCCACATCCAGTGTGGTGAACTGAATGAATATTCTTCATGTAATCCCAGATTATTCTGCCCGGGAAGGTTCTCTCTTGTGCTTCAAGTTAGGGTATGAGCCAGGTTGTTTATGTCTGGACTTGGCTGTGCGGGGGCCACTGTGTGCTTATGCCCATCTAAACCACTTCCTCTCACCCGCCTGGCCAGAAGCTGAAGCTGCAGAGCGGAGAGAccaccaaggcagagaggcagcctgCGTCAGTCCCGTCCAGCCCGAGCAACAGCCCCCTCTCATCCCCCAAGCAGGGGCCCAGGTGAGCCCTGCCCCGGCCTCTGGCCAGTCAGTGCTCCCCAGGGACAAGGGCAGCTCACAGGCAGGGTGTGCCGCTGCGGCCTGACGTGTGTGAGGAGGATGTGTGACCATTGTGTTTTATTCTTTCAGAGGCTGGTTCACTTCCGGCTCCTCCACAGCCTTACCTGGCCCAAATCTTAGCACCATGGATCCTGGCGCTGGGGACAAGGACAGGAGCTCAGCCGAGAAATGGAGCCTCTTCGGGCCGAGACCCCTCCAGAAGTCTGATTCCGGTGAGGCAGTCCCTTCATTCAAACAGACCCCCACCCTGGCAGGTACCGCGGCATGCTGTCCTTGCACGCTGCGGGTCACCTGCTGACCCTGGGCACGTGTGTTCCCTGCTTTACTCGTGTAGGAGGTTTTGCCATCCAGGCCTACAGAGGAGCCCAGAAGCCCTCGCCCATGGAAGTGATGCGTGCTCAGGCCACCCGGATGACTGAAGACCCCGCGACCTTCAAGCCGCCCACGATGGACATCCCAGGGACGGAGGGGAAGAAGGCGCCACCTCCGCCGCGGACACATCACCTCAAACCCCGGGACCTGAACGTGCTTACCCCCACGGGCTTCTAGAGCTTCCGGAGCGGTGCCTCCTGCACCCTAACCCCCTGACCTCAGCTGacataggaaaggcagattccaCACATTCCCCCCACTTAGAGCTGGAGACAGCCGGCTCTGGAGCAACGCCAGCAAAGCCCATTCTTGCCAGCTGGAAGAGGCTGTTTTGTCCTGCTGTGAGGTTACGTGGTCTCGACAGCCACACGTGGAGCACCCCCTCCAACCCCCGACCTGGATTTGTGTCACTGACCCCAGGCCTGAGCCTGCCCATCGCACCCAGGGTAACCATGTTTGTGCTGTTCCAGCTGCCAGGCTTGGCTCAGCCTGAGCCCTGATCGGTCACAGCGTGGCAGCGCTCAGGGCCCAGCGGGGCTgctggtgctgggctcctgccggGCCCAGGAGGGACCTGGGAACCTCTGGTGAGCCGGTGTGGCTGGAGGCACGCTTGTCCTAGACGTTCAGAACAAACACTAGTCCTGCGGATCTTTGCTTGCCCTTTGGAGTGACATAAATCCAACTCCAATCCGATGGAAGACCAAGGGGGAAGCGGATGGCAGCCTTGTAGTAAACAAGAGTTTGGTGATCTGTCTCGAGGCTCGGGCGAGACTCGCGTGGCCTCGTGTTGATTTCCTGATGCGGGTCAGGGCCCGAACCTTGTGGGGGTGAGTGTGTGAGTATTGAAGAAGTCACTTATATTCTAACAAGCGTTTCTCACCAACACCACACGTGTTAGCGCTCACGGTGCACTCGGAGAGCAGCTTAACTGGGGTGGTCGCACGTTTCTGTAGGAGAGACACGCTGGCGCCCAGAACCACCAGgacaattcatttatttgttgcttCTGTTAGCTCTCTCGTTTTGACAATAAAAACCCTTCCTACTTTCTGAGATGTGGGTGCCGGCCTGTTGGTCCTGGGGGTGGccgctccctctgcctgcccacccTCACAGAACCTCTGCGGGGGGAACTTGGGATtttgaaaaatctgcctttttattGTGTTCTTTTCACATCACACGTTTGGTTTCACACTGGAGCCttttctccccccgcccccttCCTTGCCGATGGGCCACAGAGTCAGCTCCACAGCTTAACAGGGGAAAAATAGCTTTTTTCTAGAACTGGGCGGCAGGACCTGGAATGACACAACGTTGATGTTTCACGTCTGTTGGGCAAAGGGGTTCTTTACTCACTTCTTGAGTGGCAGCATTAAAACATATCGTGCATATAgtattacttctttaaaaaaaagtatagataaataatttattaaaaaatatatacacctTGTATATTGAAGCCAGACTGGAGAACAGGCTACAGGCAGGATTATAAAAAGGTACACATCAAAGACTAGAAAGTTCTTTCAGCCTCAGGCTAGTGAGAAGTGTGGCCTTGGGAGAGTTTGAACTACTCCCCAGATCACCAGAgctcccaggagcctggggctagAGTTCAGGAGGTACCTGGTGGTCAGTGCTTGGCAAGCCCTGAGGGGCTGCTCCAGTTCTTGGAAGCAGGCTCTGCATCCGGGTTCAAGTCCGCAGCGTAGAAGAGCAGGAGCTTCAACAAGTGGACCTTGTCTTGGAGCTGGGGCACGAGGGGCTCCCCCAGCATCTGCACCAGGCGGCTGCGGAACGCCTCGATCTGCTTCTCCACGTCCAGCACCGTGATGTCGTCGCCTTGCTGGGGCTTGGGCTTAACCCTCTTGATGATCAAGTCTTTGCGATCGATCACCGAGCTCCGCAGGTGCTCTGCAAGACAAGTGGGCTGGACTGCCGTGACCTGCTTTTTACTCCTTTATGACCCGAGAGGGCCAATTTCAGTGAGGAGGAGCTCAGTGTAAGACTTGTTTAACTAGGAGCTGGTGTCAAAGTGCAGTGGGTTAGGCCGCCGCCTggggtgccaggatcctatactgAGTGCCCGTTTGTGTCTCAGCCGGTCTGTTTGCACTCCAGCTCTGcgctaacgctcctgggaaagtcctggaggatggcccaagtgctgtggCCCCGTGACCCACATGGGGACATGGCCGCAGCTCCCGTCCCAGCCCTGTTGGGgcggaaccagtagatggaagatctcgcaaGCTGCCgctccctctctgccactctgcctttcaagtgaaaaaaagatcatttttgtttttgaaggagTTGTTGACTGACCTCTGGGACTGAGCCCGGCCACGGGAGTGCCTGTGCTACCGCCATTCCCCAGAGGTCTCTGTTCTCAGTTCTCTgatcttgggggtggggggaactggACCCAGTTTCAGTTCTCTTCCTTTGTTGATTTAAACGAGGAGCTTGGATTAAGTAATGAAAGGGTATTTCACACAACCACTTAGGAAAAAGCCTGGAGTGAGCTTTGACCATCTTTAGGGAGATTTCTGAATGCGCTGAGGCCTGTGCTGTCCTACTTTATGGCAGTACTTCTGAAGCGATTCCGGGTACTGCAGAGCAGACCAAACACTCACAGCTATACGCTGGGGACCAAAGGTTCTCTCCGTGGGAGGAGCGCCCTGAGGTGTGGCATGGGAAGAGGAGAATCCCAGGGACTAGGGACAGCAATTGGAAGTACTGGTATCaatgtgtatttgaaaaaaaaaaagcaggccgTTTCCTAGTTTTGCCTGAGAAGAGGCCTAGCAACAGAGATGCCCTGGCAGCGGGCAGCCTCCTCAGCCCAGAGGGGCCGGGCTTCTGTTCCCCGGCCCCCCTTCTCCACCAGAGCCAGCACTGCCAGAGCACAGGGAGTCTACGAGTGTGCCAAGACGGTCACAGTGGACCTGGCTTCCCGCGTGAACCGAACGCTCAAAGACGGACGGACACCTGCCCGGGAGAGACGCCCACTGGACGGAGGCTCCTGTTAGCTGCGTTTGGATGatgtaatcagaaaaaaatgacaaaaacggACTATGTTAACACGATCACATACAGTTGTGGGGAACACAGTGAATGAAACAGTGGTCACTGTGGTCAACAGAAATCTTGGGGATACTGAGGGCAGCAGCCTGTGTGCTGGGCCTTGCAGGGGGAGGAGGCCACTATGCAACTGTCCAGCGAAAGGACAGGCCAAGAACGGGGCCAGCGGGGGCAAATGCCCAGGCGGAGGCAGCCTGGTTGCACAGTGAGTTGGAGCCGGGGGTGAGCCCGGTGGTGGCCTGGGCCATGCAGCCACAGGGACTGCAGGGTTCTGCCCAGGGCAGTGGGAgccatgtcctctgctgctgggacgaGAGCCTTCAAGTGGACTCTGGCTTCCAGAGCCGAGACATGTGGTGTGCtgaaaagaaagggggaaaagctGATCCAAAGGGTGAAATGAGAAAAGGCCTGAGGTGCAAGGGATGAAATAGTGCAGGGAATTTAAAGCAGCAAAGCTTGGCAGTGCTGTAAGCCCTGCCTGTGAGGCAGGAAGTCCTTGGCAGATGAACTTGAGCCTCCTGGAGCCGTTTGGCAAGGTCCCAGGTTTCAGGCTTTGTCAGCACGAAGGCCTCAGCCCAGAGCTGCTGAGCGCCGTGAGGGCAGAGCATGTGGCTCAGCATGTTTTAACTAACagcgttttttgttttgttttgtttttcctagatagtaatttttttgtttttttactcagaaggcagaacgagagagagaaagagactgagagagcttctgggcccggcgtggtagcctagcggctaaagtcctcgccttgaatgtgccgggatcccatatgggcaccagttctggtcccggcggctccacttcccatccagctccctgcttgtggcctgggaaagcagtcccaaggccttggaaccctgcacccgcattggagacccacGCGGCATCGgactggctactggctttggattggctcagctccagacggtacacttgaggagtgaatcattggacggaaggtcttcctctctgtctctcctcctctctgtatatatggatttccaataacaataaataaaccttaaaaagaaaaaaaaaaaagatcttccacctactggtccactcttcaaatggttgtGGGACTGGCCTGAAGCCGAGAGCTTCTTCAGCTTCTTCAGcgctcacatggctgcaggggcccaaagcgcTTGGGCTACCCGCCAcggcttcccaggagcattagcaggcagctggatcagaagtggagaagctgggacttgaactggtgcccatgctgACCTCAGCTATTGTTTTGTCATTGTCCGCGATGACCACCACCACCCTGTCGCCATGGGAATCGCTGCTGTAACACATCAAAGCGAGCTTTCCATCTTCCCTGCACACTTCCTCCTCCATGCCAGGGATGTCAGAGCCCAGCAGTCATCCTTTAGACTCAGCACTCAAGCCCCACGAGGCTGAATCTCAAAACAGCTTCTGTCCCAGGCCCGGCGGCTCTGCCCACAATCCCcgcaccactgccggacccctcTGACCCCAGTCACTTGCCACTGCTCGCTATGAGCAGCAGAGTGACCTAGGTGTGCAGATCTGACCTTGAACCCACTCTTGGGGCTCCCCTGTGACTCTCCCCATCAGCTTGAAATCCCCTCATGCAGCCCCCACAGCCCCTCCCACTGCCTTGGAACCCACCCTGCGCCCTGGGCTCCCTCCATTACAGATGGGGCTGTGTCTGCTCCGTGGCCTGATGGCTTCTGGGCTCTGTGGGCAGCTGTGCACCTCACAGTGCTCAGGGACAGCAGGTGTGTGGTCTGTTTACATATTCTGTGTACAGTCCGAGAACTGGTAACTTTCCAAATATTGGACTTTGACTATGCACAAGCTTCAGTAAAACCGCGCACCAGGTATGCAATCTGTCATGACGTGGAGGTTCCAGCAtgaggctgggggcggggggctgcGCTCCACGGGCAGCCCTGCATCGAGGTGTCCAGCTGGGCTGCTCTGTCGTCCAGGAAGACGCCTGCAAAGGAGAGCTTCAGGGTCTCCTCGGCCGCACTGTGTGCAAAAGCAACTGGACAATGTTGAGAGAGGGTAGGAAGCCACGAGCCGTCACCTCCAGCAAGACCTCCATGTGTCTATTTTAACACAACATCAAGGTGTCAAGGTCGATACCCAACTtagttttcttgtcttttttttaagatttatttgttttgggcctggcggcacaGTGGCTGGCGGTTTAATGCGCTTTGAAcgggccgggatcccacatgagcaccagttctaatcccggcagctccacttcccatccagctccctgcttgtggcctgggaaagcagtcaaggacggcccaaagccttgggaccctgcacccatatgggagacttaaaggaagttcctggctcctggcttcagatcggctcagctccagccattgtggtcacgtggggagtgaattagcagatggaagatctttctttctgtgtctccttctctatataaatctgccttttcaataaaaacaaataaaatttttttcttttctttttttttaaagatttatttattgtttttattacaaagtcagatatacagagaggagacagagaggaagatcttccgtccaatgattcactccccaagtgagcataatggtggtgctgtgccgatccaaagtcaggagccaggagcttcttctgggtctcccacgcaggtgcaggttcctaaggctttgggctgtcctcgactgctttctcaggcagaagcagggagctggatgggaagtggggc
It encodes the following:
- the KIAA1191 gene encoding putative monooxygenase p33MONOX — translated: MASQHPGMPALESSGPLGKMSLPIGMYRRAFSYDDALEDPSPMTPPPSDMGSIPWKPVIPERKYQHLAKVEEGEARASTPAVALSASVESVDKVPVVKAKATHVILSSLITKQTQESIERFEQQAGLRDAGYTPHKGLTTEENKHLRVAEALQKLKLQSGETTKAERQPASVPSSPSNSPLSSPKQGPRGWFTSGSSTALPGPNLSTMDPGAGDKDRSSAEKWSLFGPRPLQKSDSGGFAIQAYRGAQKPSPMEVMRAQATRMTEDPATFKPPTMDIPGTEGKKAPPPPRTHHLKPRDLNVLTPTGF